Proteins found in one Amycolatopsis aidingensis genomic segment:
- a CDS encoding dehydroquinate synthase/iron-containing alcohol dehydrogenase family protein: protein MTTQLLVESRDAAQQSGRLLRAAAQLATAGIPTVVFLVDEGVRSARGSRLDLARAVRAGASIRADKVSLAERNIPGTQLAPGVVAASVDEITSLLCDPDVKVVWH, encoded by the coding sequence ATGACGACACAGCTTCTTGTGGAGAGCCGGGACGCCGCACAGCAGAGCGGCCGCCTCCTGCGTGCCGCGGCCCAGCTGGCCACGGCGGGCATACCGACAGTGGTGTTCCTCGTGGACGAAGGTGTCCGGTCCGCTCGTGGATCCCGGCTAGACCTGGCGCGCGCGGTGCGGGCGGGCGCCAGTATCCGGGCCGACAAGGTCTCCCTCGCCGAGCGGAACATTCCGGGTACACAACTGGCCCCCGGCGTGGTGGCGGCGTCCGTGGACGAGATCACGTCGTTGTTGTGCGATCCCGATGTCAAGGTGGTGTGGCACTGA
- a CDS encoding 3-hydroxyacyl-ACP dehydratase FabZ family protein translates to MEGRGNPVRPARLGRRDHPALSVARRKPVVGIDEIARRLPHRHPMLLIDEVTELVPGERLIARKAVTASEPWFRRDPNGSNGGPIHFPPVLLLESLCQAATLLAVWDAPTSGLMRGKAMLLGSLSDATFHASVTPGSLIHHHVSLSRDLGDNFLVGGTSLVEDRLVLSVKQVLVALRPSRTLSS, encoded by the coding sequence ATGGAGGGCCGCGGCAACCCTGTACGGCCCGCGCGGCTTGGCCGCCGCGATCACCCTGCTCTATCGGTTGCCCGGAGGAAACCTGTGGTCGGCATAGACGAGATCGCGCGACGGCTTCCACACCGCCACCCCATGCTCCTCATCGATGAGGTAACCGAACTGGTTCCGGGCGAACGCCTCATCGCACGCAAGGCCGTCACGGCGAGCGAGCCATGGTTTCGCCGCGACCCCAACGGCTCGAACGGTGGCCCAATACATTTCCCACCGGTCCTGCTGCTGGAATCCCTGTGTCAGGCGGCTACGCTGCTCGCGGTATGGGACGCACCTACTTCCGGCCTCATGCGAGGCAAGGCGATGCTGTTGGGTTCCCTCTCCGACGCCACGTTCCATGCGTCCGTCACGCCGGGCTCACTTATCCACCATCATGTAAGCCTTTCTCGCGACCTCGGCGACAATTTCCTGGTCGGCGGCACCTCCCTCGTCGAAGATCGTCTTGTACTCAGCGTCAAGCAGGTGCTGGTAGCTCTGCGGCCTTCCAGGACGCTGAGTTCGTGA
- a CDS encoding acyl-CoA thioesterase family protein, with product MTTVTPTALHGETTTSVRPGYEGLNINSWIGFKHINYLVEEAVLEHFRVAGISAHTLFEDYGLCVELVAIDTRISTAMHTDDLARAVVRTGSGTDAGEISFTVTLFVRRGTELKKAAMSSVQVTLRRDGIFEAADEIPDGLSPFVTNRVERRASGPDPCAVAGKVADAESVLAKLNCGTNAFAWRRRVPYFYCHFSERLQLSGYLRQLEEAVDLFLADRGVSIKRLLDEQRWIPLVTHSSMSMLTEVVMEEELYTVFTVEDIFKSFHYTARMDTYVLRNGEPHRTATGRITHAYGEILNRGAIKIVQFDRRLLAALRGE from the coding sequence ATGACCACGGTGACCCCGACCGCACTCCACGGCGAGACCACGACCTCGGTGCGACCAGGTTATGAGGGGCTGAACATCAACTCATGGATCGGCTTCAAGCACATCAACTACCTGGTCGAGGAGGCCGTCCTGGAGCACTTCCGCGTCGCCGGCATATCCGCGCACACGCTGTTCGAGGACTACGGACTCTGCGTCGAGCTGGTCGCTATCGATACCCGGATCAGCACAGCCATGCACACCGACGACCTCGCGAGGGCGGTGGTCCGAACCGGATCAGGGACCGACGCCGGGGAGATCTCCTTCACGGTGACCCTCTTCGTCCGGCGCGGTACCGAACTGAAGAAGGCGGCGATGTCGTCGGTCCAGGTGACTCTACGCAGGGACGGCATCTTCGAAGCCGCCGACGAGATCCCGGACGGGCTGTCCCCGTTCGTCACCAACCGTGTCGAACGGCGGGCATCCGGGCCGGACCCGTGTGCCGTGGCCGGGAAGGTAGCGGACGCAGAGTCGGTCCTGGCGAAGCTCAACTGCGGCACCAATGCCTTCGCCTGGCGACGGCGTGTCCCCTACTTCTACTGCCACTTCAGCGAACGGCTACAGCTGTCGGGCTACCTGCGGCAACTGGAGGAGGCCGTCGACCTGTTCCTCGCCGATCGTGGCGTTTCCATCAAGCGGCTGCTCGACGAGCAACGCTGGATCCCGCTGGTCACGCATTCGTCGATGAGCATGCTGACCGAGGTCGTCATGGAGGAGGAACTCTATACGGTGTTCACCGTCGAGGACATCTTCAAGAGCTTCCATTACACCGCCCGCATGGATACCTACGTGCTCCGAAACGGGGAACCGCATCGCACCGCGACCGGGCGGATCACCCACGCCTACGGGGAGATCCTGAATCGCGGGGCGATCAAGATCGTCCAGTTCGACCGGCGACTGCTCGCCGCACTGCGAGGGGAATGA
- a CDS encoding beta-ketoacyl synthase N-terminal-like domain-containing protein, with product MSGPLVISGWSAVSAAGIGALAFNEGILPGWTGRNSQANDDARGELARRVPGFDVKEALGRKNTRSMDRVTGLAVLTVARMVDGEREQGHGLDAGSTGLVLGTTTGSVQSMMDFTRDSFTQDRPHLVDPARFPNAVMNRAAGQAAIWHGLRGPNATIASGHVAGISALRYAARLHRAGHARTVLCGAVEELTPLRVWLERKRGGNDGSAILGEGCAVVRLESPADARDAGRPVLAYLLGTAFRVPANDAETPAAVADCATSVLARAGASTTDVWALAGDLTGAADARLREVFKALPRRITLASKLADTGAAAAALHVAAVLCHAAAEPAAHDRLALVASVDRDGATGIVAFRLPPG from the coding sequence GTGAGCGGTCCACTCGTCATATCCGGATGGTCCGCGGTCAGCGCGGCGGGAATCGGAGCCTTGGCGTTCAACGAGGGCATCTTGCCCGGCTGGACCGGCCGGAACAGCCAGGCGAACGATGATGCGCGGGGAGAGCTTGCACGCAGGGTGCCGGGCTTCGATGTCAAGGAGGCCCTCGGGCGCAAGAACACCCGGTCAATGGACCGCGTCACCGGTCTCGCTGTGTTGACCGTGGCCAGGATGGTTGACGGTGAGCGGGAGCAGGGCCACGGGCTCGACGCGGGCAGCACCGGCCTGGTACTCGGCACTACTACCGGCAGCGTCCAGTCCATGATGGACTTCACGCGTGACTCCTTCACCCAGGACAGGCCCCATCTGGTTGATCCTGCACGTTTTCCCAACGCGGTCATGAACCGCGCAGCGGGGCAGGCCGCGATCTGGCACGGGCTGCGCGGGCCGAACGCCACGATCGCAAGTGGGCACGTCGCGGGAATCTCTGCGCTACGGTACGCCGCCAGGCTGCATCGTGCGGGGCACGCCAGAACCGTCCTGTGCGGGGCTGTCGAGGAGCTCACGCCGCTGCGGGTATGGCTGGAGCGAAAGCGCGGGGGCAACGATGGATCGGCAATACTCGGCGAGGGCTGCGCGGTGGTCAGGCTGGAGTCGCCTGCCGACGCGCGGGACGCGGGACGCCCGGTGCTGGCCTACCTGCTGGGCACCGCCTTCCGAGTGCCCGCGAACGATGCCGAGACTCCGGCGGCTGTCGCGGACTGTGCTACGTCGGTGTTGGCACGGGCCGGCGCTTCGACCACCGACGTGTGGGCGCTCGCTGGCGACCTTACCGGTGCGGCGGACGCCAGGCTCAGGGAAGTGTTCAAGGCTTTGCCGCGCAGGATCACCTTGGCCAGCAAGCTGGCGGACACCGGAGCGGCTGCGGCCGCCCTGCATGTGGCCGCTGTGCTTTGCCATGCCGCTGCCGAGCCTGCCGCGCACGACCGGCTGGCACTGGTGGCCTCAGTGGACCGGGACGGGGCCACCGGGATCGTCGCGTTTCGGTTGCCACCGGGGTGA
- a CDS encoding beta-ketoacyl synthase N-terminal-like domain-containing protein: MRPSAEHTRFWSIAGTGVVTGLGSGTRRFFEALCSGRSGLSPLRGLPAEGFRLRNAYEMNDVPAGAGCYGRATRWLCDAIAEAARDAGIGEDLSEVPVFVGTGLRELRSIELRWTAAGDFPVSRLHFGEALRERFGASNTCTINNACSASLYALGLAADVLESGAEDTAVVAGTDSLTASMFGLMDRVQQPPLSQVRPFDRGRRGVLMGEGAAAIVLRRHGSPARSWLRSVALNCDACHETAPDVGGICAAIAAAHERAAVTVPDIDLVITHGTGSVLNDDAEAVALAKTFTSVGARPLVAGIKSMTGHTSGASGLMSVVVASEVLRSGRVPPIVGLDEPDEHAGGLRLVMGEQARADVTAVQVDAFGFGGVNAVAIMERADE, translated from the coding sequence ATGAGACCCAGCGCCGAACACACCCGGTTCTGGTCGATCGCGGGCACTGGCGTTGTTACTGGGCTTGGATCGGGAACCAGACGGTTCTTCGAAGCACTGTGTTCTGGACGCAGTGGACTGTCTCCGCTGCGTGGTCTGCCTGCGGAAGGGTTCCGCCTGCGGAACGCGTACGAGATGAACGACGTTCCGGCAGGTGCGGGCTGCTACGGAAGGGCGACACGCTGGCTGTGTGACGCCATCGCCGAGGCGGCGCGGGACGCCGGTATCGGCGAGGACCTGTCCGAGGTACCGGTGTTTGTCGGCACGGGGCTGAGGGAACTCCGTTCGATCGAGCTTCGCTGGACCGCGGCAGGCGACTTTCCGGTCTCCCGCCTGCACTTCGGGGAAGCCCTGCGGGAACGGTTCGGGGCCAGCAACACCTGCACGATCAACAACGCCTGCTCGGCGTCACTGTATGCGCTGGGCCTTGCTGCAGACGTGCTCGAGTCCGGGGCCGAGGACACAGCCGTCGTGGCGGGCACCGACTCGCTGACCGCGAGCATGTTCGGGCTCATGGACCGGGTGCAGCAGCCACCGCTCAGCCAGGTGCGGCCGTTCGACCGTGGCCGGCGTGGGGTACTGATGGGTGAAGGTGCCGCGGCGATCGTGCTCCGCCGTCATGGCAGCCCGGCTCGGTCGTGGTTACGGTCGGTCGCGCTGAACTGCGACGCCTGTCACGAGACAGCGCCGGACGTGGGCGGTATCTGTGCCGCCATCGCCGCCGCGCACGAGCGGGCCGCGGTGACCGTACCGGACATCGACCTGGTGATCACCCATGGAACGGGCAGCGTGCTGAACGACGACGCAGAGGCTGTGGCCCTGGCCAAGACCTTTACCAGCGTCGGGGCCCGCCCCTTGGTCGCCGGGATCAAGTCGATGACGGGACATACATCCGGTGCTTCCGGCCTGATGAGTGTCGTCGTGGCGAGCGAGGTGCTGCGCAGTGGCCGGGTTCCCCCGATCGTCGGGCTCGACGAGCCGGACGAGCACGCCGGGGGATTGCGGTTGGTCATGGGCGAGCAGGCCCGCGCCGATGTGACCGCCGTTCAGGTCGACGCATTCGGCTTCGGGGGAGTCAATGCCGTCGCGATCATGGAGCGAGCCGATGAATGA
- a CDS encoding alpha/beta fold hydrolase: MLLLHGMGGGPGSWDALAALLAPHLELWDVSLPWAVAGDPDWALEPDVRGCVAAPIEAVRRVNGRGPDVLVAHSFAANVMLELLTGPDSPASTATVLLSPFYRERPEDFPWSAVVPGLERCYGRVADEIRRRCGSRLDDVADGVIARRMLELVGGKAPLRFHETCRRTPFLDLDSLDVPLLLVGGEDDEFGAHAEGVRALGRRVPHAWLEILEGCGHFPMVERAREVATLMNTFIGKVTRTSDNTARKAERL, encoded by the coding sequence GTGCTGTTGCTGCACGGCATGGGCGGAGGCCCCGGTAGCTGGGATGCGTTGGCTGCGTTACTCGCACCGCACCTCGAGCTGTGGGATGTCAGCCTGCCATGGGCCGTAGCGGGTGATCCGGACTGGGCGCTGGAGCCGGACGTACGCGGTTGTGTGGCCGCACCGATCGAGGCGGTCCGGCGGGTGAACGGCCGTGGGCCGGATGTGCTGGTCGCGCACTCCTTTGCCGCGAACGTGATGCTCGAACTGCTTACCGGACCGGATTCACCCGCCTCGACCGCTACAGTGCTGCTGTCACCCTTCTATCGGGAAAGGCCGGAGGACTTCCCGTGGTCCGCGGTTGTCCCCGGACTCGAACGCTGCTACGGCCGGGTCGCCGATGAGATCAGGCGCAGGTGCGGATCGCGACTGGACGACGTGGCGGACGGGGTGATCGCGCGTCGCATGCTGGAGCTCGTCGGCGGGAAGGCCCCGCTGCGTTTCCACGAGACCTGCCGACGAACCCCGTTTCTTGATCTGGATTCGCTTGACGTTCCCCTCTTGCTGGTTGGCGGCGAGGACGACGAGTTCGGCGCCCACGCCGAAGGCGTGCGTGCCCTCGGCAGGCGCGTTCCGCACGCGTGGTTGGAAATTCTCGAGGGCTGCGGTCACTTCCCGATGGTCGAGCGTGCTCGAGAGGTGGCGACGCTCATGAATACGTTCATCGGCAAGGTGACGCGGACCTCGGACAATACGGCGAGGAAGGCGGAGCGGCTATGA
- a CDS encoding DUF72 domain-containing protein, protein MWTHQAWRGRFLPRSLPAGERLRAYAGWCNAVEGNTTFYATPARSTVAAWARQTGPGFRFVVKLPKVVTHERRFAGVEAEMRAFLDALEPLGDRAVLWTQLPGSFGPADVDALGRFLRRLPADRRRAVEVRHPGFFTDPGSTSLLEGALTDAGAEWVPFDTTVFFHSPPTSAAERDAWARKPRLPRRTRALTDQPIVRYLGRDSVEDTVEGWRPWTTVVADWLHEGRSPTVFLHTPDNEDAPALARRFHDDVKALVPGLDALPEPEPVEPATLF, encoded by the coding sequence ATGTGGACCCACCAGGCGTGGCGCGGGCGATTTCTGCCGCGATCGCTGCCGGCCGGGGAGCGCCTGCGGGCCTATGCGGGCTGGTGCAACGCGGTCGAGGGCAACACGACCTTCTACGCGACTCCCGCCCGCAGCACCGTGGCGGCGTGGGCGCGGCAGACCGGGCCCGGTTTCCGGTTCGTGGTCAAGCTGCCCAAGGTCGTCACGCACGAGCGCCGGTTCGCCGGGGTCGAGGCCGAGATGCGGGCATTCCTGGACGCGCTCGAACCGCTCGGCGACCGGGCAGTCCTGTGGACCCAGCTGCCCGGCTCGTTCGGCCCCGCGGACGTCGATGCCCTCGGCCGCTTCCTGCGCCGGCTCCCCGCCGACCGCAGGCGCGCCGTGGAGGTGCGCCATCCCGGCTTCTTCACCGACCCCGGCTCGACCTCACTGCTGGAGGGGGCGCTCACCGACGCGGGCGCCGAGTGGGTGCCGTTCGACACCACGGTCTTCTTCCACAGCCCGCCGACCAGTGCGGCCGAGCGGGATGCCTGGGCCAGGAAACCCCGGCTGCCGCGGCGGACACGGGCACTGACCGACCAGCCGATCGTCCGCTACCTGGGCCGGGACTCGGTCGAGGACACGGTCGAGGGTTGGCGGCCGTGGACCACGGTGGTCGCCGACTGGCTGCACGAGGGCCGCTCACCGACTGTTTTCCTGCACACCCCCGACAACGAGGACGCACCGGCACTCGCCCGCAGGTTCCACGACGACGTAAAGGCGCTGGTGCCCGGCCTCGACGCACTACCCGAGCCGGAGCCGGTCGAGCCCGCCACCCTGTTCTGA
- a CDS encoding DsrE family protein, which translates to MMTSRVLAIVERHPGDGGGIFADPVDFCVGLRTGLGAVDMVLCGPAVMCALGLSPSGDGSGALLDSARRVRTLLRTGSRVWVDRDDLAASGHTDDALLDGVVTADIAELATSWHEYDKVWFL; encoded by the coding sequence ATGATGACGTCGCGGGTTCTTGCGATTGTCGAGCGCCACCCTGGCGACGGCGGCGGGATATTCGCCGACCCGGTCGACTTCTGTGTCGGCCTGCGCACCGGCCTGGGCGCCGTCGACATGGTGCTTTGTGGGCCAGCTGTGATGTGTGCCCTTGGCCTTTCGCCTTCCGGTGACGGGTCGGGAGCGCTGCTGGATTCGGCGCGTCGGGTGCGGACCCTGCTACGGACCGGGAGCAGGGTATGGGTGGACAGAGACGATCTGGCGGCGTCCGGCCACACGGATGATGCTTTGCTGGACGGCGTCGTTACCGCCGACATTGCCGAACTGGCTACCAGCTGGCACGAGTACGACAAGGTGTGGTTCCTGTGA
- a CDS encoding acyl carrier protein — protein sequence MVVITDDQKQQVKSIICDILEIEPNALKEADSFVDDHDADSLLAIEILAKLETTLGVTIDQSELSRMTTLENVYVVLAEVSART from the coding sequence ATGGTAGTCATTACCGACGATCAGAAACAACAAGTGAAGTCGATCATCTGCGATATTCTCGAAATCGAACCGAATGCGCTGAAAGAGGCAGACAGTTTTGTCGATGATCACGACGCCGATTCACTTCTGGCCATCGAGATCCTTGCGAAGCTGGAGACCACTCTCGGCGTGACGATCGACCAGTCGGAACTGAGCAGGATGACGACATTGGAGAACGTCTACGTCGTGCTCGCGGAAGTCTCTGCTCGAACCTGA
- a CDS encoding ArsR/SmtB family transcription factor produces the protein MSYIRHEDDDEMPPARKTAAPLLPTEPNGVEMVAKFFRALGDPARLRLLDFLLNEERTVTDCVTRVGLSQGRVSTHLGCLADCGYVQVRREGRFAYYRATDPRVGELVLLARSLAADNSAALAACVRITSND, from the coding sequence ATGTCTTACATACGACACGAGGATGATGACGAGATGCCCCCAGCACGCAAAACTGCAGCGCCACTTCTACCCACTGAGCCGAACGGCGTGGAAATGGTAGCCAAGTTCTTCCGCGCCCTCGGTGATCCGGCACGACTACGGCTGCTGGATTTCCTGCTGAACGAAGAGCGCACAGTCACCGACTGCGTCACCCGCGTCGGCCTGTCGCAGGGCAGGGTGTCCACCCATCTCGGCTGCCTGGCGGACTGTGGTTATGTACAGGTCCGTCGGGAGGGTCGATTCGCGTACTACCGGGCCACCGACCCACGAGTCGGCGAACTGGTGCTGCTGGCGAGATCCCTGGCCGCAGACAACTCCGCAGCACTAGCAGCCTGTGTGCGCATCACCTCAAACGACTGA
- a CDS encoding 3-hydroxyacyl-ACP dehydratase FabZ family protein: MSLIGAAPARPSPLIERIRVTEVRQLEDDLRVRARVTVDPANPVLAGHYPGLPIFPGVCLIECAHWTVQLAATDMAPILETVPTARFRNAVFPGEQVGIEVWVTTQGSRWRAAATLYGPRGLAAAITLLYRLPGGNLWSA; encoded by the coding sequence ATGTCCTTGATCGGCGCTGCACCCGCGCGACCATCGCCACTCATCGAGCGCATACGGGTCACCGAAGTCCGGCAACTCGAGGATGATCTCCGCGTTCGGGCTCGCGTCACGGTCGATCCGGCAAACCCGGTTCTCGCCGGCCACTACCCGGGTCTGCCCATCTTTCCCGGCGTCTGCCTCATTGAATGCGCCCACTGGACGGTTCAGCTGGCCGCTACCGACATGGCGCCGATACTGGAGACAGTACCCACGGCCCGTTTCCGCAACGCCGTGTTCCCCGGCGAGCAGGTCGGAATCGAGGTGTGGGTAACGACACAGGGAAGCCGATGGAGGGCCGCGGCAACCCTGTACGGCCCGCGCGGCTTGGCCGCCGCGATCACCCTGCTCTATCGGTTGCCCGGAGGAAACCTGTGGTCGGCATAG
- a CDS encoding beta-ketoacyl synthase N-terminal-like domain-containing protein: MNEVLVVGVGVASARLKEPEDTLGEPVADIAFDPVTELGRGFRYKDRATRLAMLAATRALADAALADPDPRSGELAVSGADVGVVASSNLGNLDTVCRTAETILHRSVRATSPMALPNASSNIVASSLAVRFGIRGPNLMVCNGASSGLDAIHLGTLLITAGRAHQVLVVGAEPANEVVATLTGASVLELFDGAAALVLEAGAEAATRDAAGCARLRGYARRPDAAGSVTTVLGGDVPPGLWLVDGGASAPAAIRDVPRRDLTAVFGDASGALGVLQAVAGVQWLSGGADAVLATAGVATDGVSSLLLERAGGAV, from the coding sequence ATGAATGAGGTACTGGTGGTGGGCGTCGGTGTCGCCTCAGCAAGGCTCAAGGAGCCCGAAGACACACTCGGCGAGCCCGTCGCGGACATCGCCTTCGACCCGGTCACCGAGCTGGGCCGCGGGTTCCGCTACAAGGACAGGGCCACCCGCCTTGCGATGTTGGCGGCCACCCGCGCCCTGGCCGACGCGGCGCTGGCCGACCCGGATCCACGGAGTGGCGAGCTGGCTGTGTCCGGCGCAGACGTTGGTGTGGTGGCCAGCTCCAATCTGGGCAATCTCGACACTGTCTGCCGTACCGCCGAGACGATCTTGCACAGGTCGGTGCGGGCGACCAGCCCGATGGCGCTACCGAACGCGTCGAGCAATATCGTTGCGTCCTCGCTTGCGGTCCGTTTCGGCATTCGCGGGCCGAACCTGATGGTATGCAACGGCGCGTCGTCTGGTCTCGACGCCATACACCTGGGCACGCTGCTCATCACGGCGGGCCGCGCGCACCAGGTCCTCGTCGTGGGTGCGGAGCCGGCGAACGAGGTGGTGGCCACGCTGACCGGCGCGTCTGTCCTCGAGTTGTTCGACGGCGCGGCGGCCCTGGTGCTGGAGGCCGGTGCCGAAGCCGCCACGCGGGACGCGGCCGGATGTGCCCGCCTGCGTGGCTACGCTCGGCGACCTGATGCCGCAGGCTCGGTCACCACGGTGCTCGGCGGGGATGTGCCGCCAGGGCTGTGGCTGGTGGACGGGGGTGCCTCGGCTCCGGCGGCCATCCGGGACGTCCCGAGGCGGGATCTGACCGCGGTGTTCGGGGACGCTTCCGGAGCGCTCGGGGTGTTGCAGGCCGTGGCGGGCGTGCAGTGGCTTTCCGGCGGCGCCGATGCCGTCCTCGCCACCGCGGGTGTGGCCACGGACGGAGTGTCGTCACTGCTGCTGGAACGGGCGGGAGGCGCGGTATGA
- a CDS encoding beta-ketoacyl-[acyl-carrier-protein] synthase family protein, with amino-acid sequence MRASDTVENRRVVVTGLGAVTSVGVGAGNFLAALRTGRHGGKPIRAFDTSGFAHANGCEVTDFDPEPWIRSFPVNELGRATQFSVAAAAMAVADSDVCPHRLRELTGLVAVGTTDGESRDLDQLVQAQVYGTEDQVDQVVARRVPAPRLSTCVARELGLVDVEAVTIPTACAAGNYAIGYGADVVRAGEAEFALVGGADAVCRKTFAGFYRVGTIAPERCQPFDANRKGLLTGEGAGMMLLESLDSALTRGARVYAEILGYGLNCDADHPVAPNLDSLARCMRLAHANAGVKPGDIDFISAHGTGTKANDITEASAIRRVFGERPPPTISIKSMIGHTMGAASALAAIGCALAITHQFIPPTINHERTDLECGLDCVPNVAREARLRVVQNNALAFGGNNAVVIMGEYSGGRSVEDLATCEAMRPTFGGNDRG; translated from the coding sequence ATGCGGGCATCAGATACCGTCGAGAACCGCCGCGTGGTGGTGACTGGTTTGGGTGCGGTCACCAGCGTGGGTGTCGGGGCAGGGAACTTCCTGGCTGCGCTGCGGACCGGGCGCCACGGTGGTAAGCCGATCCGGGCGTTCGACACCAGCGGCTTTGCGCATGCGAACGGGTGCGAGGTGACCGATTTCGACCCGGAGCCGTGGATCCGTTCCTTTCCGGTGAACGAACTTGGCCGAGCTACCCAGTTCTCCGTCGCGGCCGCGGCGATGGCGGTGGCGGACTCGGACGTGTGTCCACATCGGCTTCGTGAGCTGACCGGGCTCGTTGCCGTCGGCACCACGGATGGTGAGTCACGTGACCTGGACCAACTCGTGCAGGCACAGGTCTACGGCACGGAGGACCAGGTCGATCAGGTAGTGGCCCGGCGGGTCCCTGCGCCGCGACTTTCCACCTGCGTGGCTCGCGAACTCGGCCTCGTTGACGTGGAGGCCGTGACGATCCCGACGGCTTGTGCCGCGGGGAACTACGCTATTGGATACGGCGCAGACGTCGTGCGCGCGGGGGAGGCGGAGTTCGCTCTCGTGGGCGGAGCTGACGCGGTGTGCAGGAAAACGTTCGCCGGATTCTATCGCGTCGGAACCATCGCACCAGAGCGTTGCCAGCCCTTCGACGCCAACAGGAAGGGCCTGCTCACCGGTGAAGGCGCCGGAATGATGCTGCTGGAGAGCCTCGACTCTGCGCTCACCCGGGGTGCGCGGGTCTATGCCGAGATCCTCGGATACGGGCTGAACTGTGATGCCGACCATCCGGTCGCGCCGAACCTGGACAGCCTGGCGCGATGTATGCGGCTGGCCCATGCCAATGCTGGCGTGAAGCCGGGCGACATCGACTTCATCTCTGCGCATGGCACGGGCACCAAGGCTAACGACATCACCGAGGCCTCTGCGATTCGAAGAGTATTCGGGGAGCGCCCACCGCCCACCATTTCCATCAAATCCATGATCGGCCACACCATGGGTGCGGCCAGCGCGCTGGCCGCGATCGGTTGCGCGCTGGCGATCACGCACCAGTTCATCCCGCCGACAATCAACCATGAACGGACCGACCTGGAGTGCGGCCTCGACTGCGTGCCCAACGTCGCACGAGAGGCCCGACTGCGGGTCGTGCAGAACAACGCGCTCGCGTTTGGGGGCAACAACGCAGTTGTGATCATGGGCGAGTACTCGGGCGGGCGCTCCGTTGAGGATCTCGCGACTTGTGAGGCGATGCGCCCAACCTTCGGAGGTAACGATCGTGGCTAG